The proteins below come from a single Jaculus jaculus isolate mJacJac1 chromosome X, mJacJac1.mat.Y.cur, whole genome shotgun sequence genomic window:
- the Elf4 gene encoding ETS-related transcription factor Elf-4 — MAITLQPSDLVFEFASNGMDDIHQLEDPSVFPAVIVEQVPYPELLHLYSGLELDEVHNSIIRDGTLCMAQDQILEGSFLLADDNEANSHTVSTTEVLLNVESPNEVLDEKQIFSPYEMLPDSDSAQATALPNFLLPAPEPDAVGRAGDTGDQEEHSLEDRVLREESVKKIGKPKKRIRKTKGHRSTSPVTDPSIPIRKKSKDGKGSTIYLWEFLLALLQDRNTCPKYIKWTQREKGIFKLVDSKAVSKLWGKQKNKPDMNYETMGRALRYYYQRGILAKVEGQRLVYQFKEMPKDLVVIEDEEEKTESPAAQPQASTSSATPASITRRASSKVVSRAAPQDKGGPSWEKPKVQHTGLQPSASLELALPLDEEVPTTSSMLISPPQSQAKLTKAMSTSSVPSNIHLGVAPVGPSSAVTLQTIPLTTVLTNGPPASTAAPTQLFLQSVPSVSTFKDTFTLQAAFPLNTSFQENQVAAPGAPLILSGLPQLLAGANRSNNPAPSQVMGAGPAGPSPQPPGTVIAAFIRTSGATAAPGVKEGPLRSSSYVQGMVTGAPVEGLLVPEETLRELLRDQAHLQPLPSQVLSRGSHSQSVTGNQTFSPPSCPTVGLTPVAELELSSGSGSLFVAEPSVTTSGGLVTRSPTPASFSPFNPTSLIKMEPHDI, encoded by the exons ATGGCTATTACCCTACAACCCAGTGACTTGGTCTTTGAGTTTGCAAGCAACGGGATGGATGATATTCACCAG CTGGAAGACCCCTCCGTATTCCCAGCTGTGATCGTGGAGCAGGTCCCTTACCCTGAGTTACTGCATCTGTACTCCGGACTGGAGCTGGATGAAGTCCACAATAGCATCATAAGAGACGGGACCTTATGCATGGCACAGGATCAGATCCTGGAGGGCAGTTTTTTGCTGGCAG ATGACAATGAAGCCAACTCACATACTGTGTCAACCACAGAAGTCTTACTCAATGTGGAATCTCCCAACGAAGTCCTGGATGAGAAGCAGATCT TCAGCCCTTACGAAATGCTTCCAGACTCCGACTCTGCACAGGCCACCGCTCTGCCCAACTTCCTGTTGCCTGCCCCTGAACCTGATGCCGTGGGTAGGGCAGGTGACACTGGTGACCAGGAGGAGCATTCTCTGGAAGACAGGGTCCTCAGAGAGGAAAGTGTTAAGAAGATTGGAAAGCCAAAGAAAAGAA TCCGGAAGACAAAGGGCCACCGAAGTACCTCACCTGTCACTGACCCCAGCATCCCTATACGGAAAAAATCCAAGGATGGCAAAG GTAGCACTATTTATCTGTGGGAGTTCCTCTTGGCACTTTTGCAAGACAGAAACACCTGTCCCAAGTACATCAAGTGGACCCAGCGAGAGAAAGGCATCTTCAAGCTGGTGGACTCCAAGGCTGTATCCAAGCTATGGGGGAAGCAGAAAAACAAGCCAGACATGAATTATGAGACCATGGGACGGGCTCTAAG ATATTACTACCAAAGAGGCATCCTGGCCAAAGTGGAAGGGCAGAGGCTGGTGTACCAGTTTAAGGAGATGCCCAAGGACCTGGTGGTGATTGAAGATGAGGAGGAGAAAACTGAATCGCCAGCAGCGCAGCCACAGGCCTCCACTTCCTCCGCAACCCCCGCCAGCATCACCCGCAGAGCCAGCTCCAAGGTCGTCTCCAGAGCTGCCCCCCAGGACAAGGGTGGCCCTTCCTGGGAGAAGCCAAAGGTTCAGCATACTGGTCTCCAGCCATCTGCAAGCCTGGAATTGGCACTGCCTCTGGATGAGGAGGTCCCCACTACCTCCTCCATGCTCATCTCTCCACCGCAAAGCCAAGCCAAGCTCACCAAAGCCATGAG TACGTCTTCAGTACCCAGCAACATCCACCTAGGCGTGGCCCCCGTGGGACCGAGCTCTGCTGTGACCCTGCAGACCATCCCCTTGACGACGGTGCTGACCAACGGGCCTCCTGCCAGTACTGCTGCCCCCACTCAGCTCTTTCTCCAGAGTGTTCCATCCGTGTCAACATTCAAGGACACCTTCACTTTGCAGGCCGCTTTCCCTCTGAACACCAGTTTCCAAGAGAACCAGGTGGCAGCCCCAGGGGCCCCGCTGATCCTCAGTGGCCTCCCCCAACTTCTGGCTGGGGCCAATCGTTCAAACAACCCAGCCCCATCCCAGGTCATGGGTGCTGGACCAGCAGGGCCCAGTCCTCAACCTCCAGGGACTGTCATCGCTGCCTTTATCAGGACTTCTGGTGCCACAGCAGCACCTGGGGTGAAGGAGGGGCCGCTGAGGTCCTCCTCATACGTGCAGGGCATGGTGACTGGGGCCCCTGTGGAGGGGCTGCTGGTCCCAGAAGAGACCCTGAGGGAGCTCCTGAGAGATCAGGCTCATCTTCAGCCACTTCCAAGCCAGGTGCTTTCAAGGGGCTCCCACAGCCAGAGTGTTACAGGGAACCAGACTTTCTCTCCCCCCAGCTGCCCCACTGTTGGGCTGACACCAGTGGCTGAACTTGAGCTGTCCTCAGGCTCAGGGTCCCTGTTTGTGGCTGAGCCTAGTGTGACCACATCTGGGGGTCTGGTGACCAGATCTCCAACCCCAGCCTCCTTCTCCCCATTCAATCCCACTTCCCTCATTAAGATGGAGCCCCATGACATATAA